In the genome of Aminivibrio pyruvatiphilus, one region contains:
- a CDS encoding polyphenol oxidase family protein — protein sequence MNDSIVFLPPEGEKRFFMRLFLKGAAMDRSSGVPGRSRNLLLDPFPRRGSLVAPQQVHGTDVIAASGGAALPARPMADGVLIDRCGIEASLRFADCFPVVIASLSPSPRIVLLHSGYKGTVLNITGRAVRSLLDEKGADPSKTWAWIGPGIGREHYFRKKDEPWTQRGIETFSRHNIAEDGDDVFFDLGGEIRKQLRDAGIGEEMICSVPLCTFRDNDVCYSYRRGDRENRLFLLAWME from the coding sequence GTGAACGATTCCATAGTTTTTCTGCCGCCGGAGGGGGAAAAACGGTTTTTCATGCGGCTGTTCCTGAAGGGAGCTGCCATGGACCGGTCGTCGGGCGTTCCCGGCCGTTCCAGGAATCTTCTGCTGGACCCGTTCCCCAGGAGAGGTTCCCTTGTAGCCCCTCAACAGGTTCACGGAACTGATGTCATTGCGGCTTCCGGCGGCGCGGCCCTTCCGGCCCGGCCCATGGCCGACGGAGTTCTTATCGACCGGTGCGGCATAGAGGCCTCACTCCGGTTTGCCGACTGTTTCCCCGTGGTGATAGCTTCCCTTTCTCCTTCTCCCCGGATCGTCCTCCTTCATTCAGGCTATAAAGGCACCGTGCTCAATATCACGGGCAGGGCCGTCCGTTCCCTTCTGGATGAGAAGGGAGCCGACCCGTCGAAAACCTGGGCCTGGATCGGTCCGGGAATCGGAAGAGAGCACTACTTTCGGAAAAAGGACGAGCCCTGGACGCAGAGGGGTATAGAGACTTTTTCCCGGCACAACATAGCGGAAGACGGGGATGACGTTTTTTTCGACCTTGGCGGCGAGATCAGGAAACAGCTCAGGGATGCGGGCATCGGGGAAGAAATGATCTGTTCCGTCCCCCTGTGCACTTTCAGGGATAATGATGTATGCTATTCATACAGAAGGGGCGACAGGGAAAACAGGCTTTTTCTTCTTGCCTGGATGGAATAA
- a CDS encoding flagellar biosynthesis protein FliR: MPIVNVQALIALGMFLASLFIARIVVRIRSGSLPGGEMWVLYLRMLLGFLLAGAVTLAFYSFAGIDVISKHF; encoded by the coding sequence ATGCCTATAGTCAATGTTCAAGCGCTTATAGCCCTCGGAATGTTTCTTGCCTCATTGTTCATCGCCCGTATCGTGGTGCGTATACGGAGCGGCTCCCTGCCCGGCGGGGAGATGTGGGTGCTGTACCTGAGAATGCTGCTGGGCTTTCTTCTGGCAGGGGCGGTTACGCTCGCTTTTTATTCCTTTGCGGGCATCGATGTCATTTCGAAACATTTCTGA
- the meaB gene encoding methylmalonyl Co-A mutase-associated GTPase MeaB → MDILINKALAGDTRAIARIISLIENDDPVADGILRRIYPLTGKAMVIGITGSPGAGKSTLTDKLIESFRKKGKSVGIIAVDPSSPFSGGAILADRIRMQRHTGDQGVYIRSMGTRGSLGGLSRGTREAVLLLDACGKDVIIIETVGVGQSEVDIIKIADTVCVVLVPGMGDDIQIMKAGIMEIANVFAINKADKPGVDRVAAEVRLMLELVRDKAWTPPVHLTVAENGTGVEEFAESIMKHHEFVKNSPEGTRFEFRRLSSEVEDILLKNLTRKAEKVWQAHKSRELMEDLAARKINPYTVSADILRKLFPRTEDNQGTKEANTSDVTPNN, encoded by the coding sequence GTGGATATTCTCATTAACAAGGCGCTGGCAGGGGATACCCGGGCCATCGCCCGGATAATCAGCCTGATTGAAAATGATGATCCGGTAGCCGATGGGATTTTGCGCCGGATTTACCCCCTCACCGGCAAAGCCATGGTCATCGGCATCACGGGCAGTCCCGGGGCAGGGAAAAGCACGCTGACCGACAAGCTGATCGAATCTTTCCGGAAAAAGGGGAAGAGTGTGGGGATTATCGCCGTTGATCCCTCGAGCCCCTTCTCCGGTGGAGCCATCCTTGCCGACCGTATCAGGATGCAGCGCCATACAGGAGATCAGGGCGTGTACATCCGGAGCATGGGAACCAGGGGATCCCTCGGCGGCCTGAGCAGGGGAACCCGGGAGGCGGTGCTGCTTCTTGACGCCTGCGGCAAGGATGTCATTATCATCGAAACCGTCGGTGTCGGCCAGTCGGAAGTGGACATCATCAAGATTGCCGATACGGTGTGCGTCGTCCTGGTTCCCGGCATGGGCGACGATATCCAGATAATGAAGGCGGGCATCATGGAAATCGCCAATGTCTTTGCCATCAACAAGGCCGACAAGCCGGGAGTCGACAGGGTAGCCGCCGAAGTGAGGCTCATGCTCGAGCTTGTCAGGGACAAGGCCTGGACACCTCCCGTACACCTTACCGTCGCGGAAAACGGCACCGGTGTGGAGGAGTTCGCCGAGAGCATCATGAAGCATCATGAATTCGTCAAAAACAGTCCTGAGGGCACGCGGTTCGAGTTCAGGCGCCTTTCATCCGAGGTGGAAGATATCCTTCTGAAGAATCTGACGAGGAAAGCTGAAAAAGTCTGGCAGGCTCACAAAAGCCGGGAACTTATGGAGGACCTGGCTGCACGAAAAATAAACCCCTACACGGTCTCAGCGGACATACTCAGGAAACTGTTCCCGCGGACGGAAGACAACCAGGGGACAAAGGAGGCAAACACATCAGATGTCACACCGAACAATTGA
- a CDS encoding Gfo/Idh/MocA family protein, whose amino-acid sequence MDLKRLGVIGVGHLGQHHARVYTELLGTQLVGVVDQNESRAAAIGDNLGVPWFTDMDEFIARARPDAVSVVVPTSLHFEIAKKALSNGIHVLIEKPVTTTVSEAESLLRIAADSDLVLQVGHIERFNSAVQYISKIVHEPLFLQSRRLGPFSPRISDVGVVLDLMIHDIDIILSLVRSEITAISATGRCIRSDHEDIASAQISFENGSMAHILVSRVSERRLRQLEIMEPERYVTIDYETQDVSINRCVRQNNSSLVEVIEHPVFPKSEPLKLELQHFVTCVREGKQPLVGITDGKRALEVAVSVLKQIHLNDESAAGREEAGVC is encoded by the coding sequence ATGGACCTGAAACGGCTGGGTGTCATCGGGGTCGGACATCTCGGACAGCACCATGCTAGGGTATACACAGAACTCCTCGGGACGCAGCTCGTAGGCGTCGTCGACCAGAACGAAAGCAGGGCCGCCGCCATAGGAGACAACCTGGGCGTTCCCTGGTTTACGGATATGGATGAGTTTATCGCCAGGGCAAGGCCTGATGCCGTCAGTGTTGTGGTCCCCACGAGCCTGCACTTCGAAATAGCGAAGAAGGCGCTGAGCAACGGGATTCATGTCCTCATCGAAAAACCGGTGACAACCACGGTGAGCGAAGCGGAGAGTTTGCTTCGAATAGCGGCCGACTCTGATCTCGTCCTTCAGGTGGGGCATATCGAGAGGTTCAACAGCGCTGTCCAGTACATTTCGAAGATTGTTCACGAACCTCTCTTCCTCCAGTCCCGGAGACTCGGCCCCTTCTCTCCCCGTATCAGCGACGTCGGGGTCGTACTTGACCTGATGATCCACGATATCGACATCATACTCTCCCTTGTCCGTTCCGAAATTACGGCCATTTCCGCCACCGGAAGATGCATCCGGTCAGATCACGAGGACATCGCCTCCGCCCAGATCTCGTTTGAAAACGGATCCATGGCCCACATCCTCGTAAGCCGGGTTTCGGAGAGACGGCTGAGACAGCTCGAGATCATGGAGCCTGAGCGATACGTAACCATCGACTATGAAACTCAGGACGTATCCATCAACCGGTGCGTACGGCAAAACAACAGCAGTCTCGTGGAGGTTATCGAACACCCGGTCTTCCCCAAGAGCGAACCACTGAAGCTGGAGCTGCAGCATTTCGTAACCTGCGTCCGGGAAGGAAAACAACCCCTTGTCGGGATCACTGACGGCAAGCGGGCTCTGGAGGTCGCCGTATCGGTGCTGAAACAGATTCATCTCAACGATGAAAGTGCCGCCGGCAGGGAAGAGGCAGGAGTGTGCTGA
- a CDS encoding acyl-CoA mutase large subunit family protein: MNTEYKDARAKFEAGVAKSLQKNKERKENFTTGGGLPLGRLYGPDDTESVDYMKDIGFPGEYPFTRGVQPTMYRGRFWTMRQYAGFASAEESNERYRYLLSQGTTGLSVAFDLPTQIGYDSDDPMAQGECGKVGVAIDSLQDMEILFDQIPLDKVSTSMTINAPASVLLAMYICVGEKQGVPMDVLSGTIQNDILKEYIARGTYIFPPKPSMRLITDIFAFCSENVPKWNTISISGYHIREAGSTAAQEVAFTLADGIAYVEAAARKGLDPNVFGERLSFFFNAHNDFLEEVAKFRAARRMWARIMKDRFSVTNPKAQMLRFHTQTGGSTLTAQQPENNIVRVTMQALAAVLGGTQSLHTNSMDEALALPSEKSVGIALKTQQIIAYESGVTNTVDPLAGSYVVESLTNEIEKKAFEYIGQIDDMGGMLTAIEKGYVQKHIQDAAYDYQRSVEAKEAIVVGVNKFQVREDNGEMNLLTVDASVGERQIAKLHKLKESRDNLAVKNALDDIRRAAADDSTNLMPLIINAVRSYATEGEICGVLRNVFGEYTENIVL; encoded by the coding sequence ATGAATACGGAATACAAAGACGCCAGGGCGAAATTCGAGGCAGGCGTGGCGAAGTCGCTTCAAAAGAACAAAGAGAGAAAGGAAAACTTTACTACCGGAGGAGGGCTCCCCCTAGGGAGACTCTACGGTCCGGACGACACCGAGTCCGTGGACTATATGAAGGATATCGGGTTTCCCGGAGAGTACCCCTTTACGAGAGGCGTCCAGCCCACCATGTACCGGGGCAGATTCTGGACCATGCGGCAGTATGCGGGATTTGCCTCTGCGGAAGAGTCCAACGAGCGCTACCGCTACCTGCTCTCCCAGGGGACGACCGGCCTTTCCGTAGCCTTTGACCTTCCCACCCAGATAGGCTACGATTCCGACGACCCCATGGCCCAGGGGGAGTGCGGAAAAGTGGGAGTTGCCATTGACAGTCTCCAGGACATGGAAATCCTTTTCGACCAGATCCCCCTGGACAAGGTCTCCACCTCCATGACGATCAACGCTCCCGCGAGCGTCCTCCTTGCCATGTATATCTGCGTGGGCGAGAAACAGGGTGTGCCCATGGACGTCCTTTCGGGAACCATCCAGAACGACATTCTCAAGGAATACATCGCCCGGGGGACGTACATCTTCCCCCCGAAGCCTTCCATGCGGCTTATTACCGATATTTTCGCGTTCTGCAGCGAGAACGTGCCGAAGTGGAACACCATTTCCATCTCCGGATACCACATCCGCGAAGCCGGAAGCACCGCTGCACAGGAAGTAGCGTTCACCCTAGCCGACGGTATCGCCTACGTGGAAGCCGCCGCCAGGAAAGGTCTTGATCCCAACGTTTTCGGAGAGCGTCTTTCCTTCTTCTTCAACGCCCATAACGATTTCCTCGAGGAAGTGGCGAAATTCCGCGCAGCCCGGCGCATGTGGGCGCGAATCATGAAGGACCGCTTCAGCGTCACCAACCCGAAGGCCCAGATGCTTCGGTTCCACACCCAGACGGGGGGAAGCACCCTCACGGCCCAGCAGCCGGAAAACAACATCGTCCGCGTTACCATGCAGGCCCTTGCCGCCGTCCTGGGAGGAACCCAGTCGCTCCATACGAACAGCATGGACGAGGCGCTGGCCCTTCCGAGCGAAAAGAGTGTCGGTATAGCCCTTAAAACCCAGCAGATCATCGCCTACGAATCGGGCGTGACCAATACGGTCGATCCCCTGGCAGGATCCTACGTGGTTGAAAGCCTCACGAACGAGATCGAAAAGAAAGCCTTCGAGTACATCGGCCAAATAGACGACATGGGCGGCATGCTGACCGCCATCGAAAAGGGATACGTGCAGAAGCATATCCAGGATGCGGCCTACGACTACCAGAGATCGGTTGAGGCGAAGGAAGCCATCGTTGTCGGTGTGAACAAGTTCCAGGTCAGGGAAGACAACGGGGAGATGAACCTCCTTACCGTGGATGCTTCCGTGGGAGAGCGGCAGATCGCCAAGCTTCACAAGCTGAAGGAATCCAGGGACAACCTTGCCGTAAAGAACGCCCTCGATGACATCCGCAGGGCGGCGGCCGACGACTCCACGAATCTCATGCCCCTCATCATCAATGCCGTCCGCTCCTATGCAACCGAGGGAGAAATTTGCGGCGTACTCCGGAACGTATTCGGAGAGTATACCGAAAATATCGTTCTGTAG
- a CDS encoding cobalamin B12-binding domain-containing protein: protein MDERKIRVVVAKPGLDGHDRGAKVVARALRDAGMEVVYTGLRQTPEQIVETVLQEDADAVGISILSGAHTFYFTKIIDMLKEKEAGDVIVFGGGVIPDKDIPGLLEAGAGAVFGPGTPTSVCVEWLEKAVAEKRAKEQ from the coding sequence GTGGACGAAAGAAAAATCAGGGTGGTTGTGGCAAAACCGGGACTCGACGGACACGACAGGGGAGCGAAAGTCGTGGCGAGAGCTCTGCGGGACGCCGGAATGGAAGTGGTGTACACCGGCCTGAGGCAGACACCGGAACAGATCGTTGAAACCGTTCTTCAGGAGGACGCAGATGCGGTAGGCATCAGTATTCTTTCCGGAGCCCACACGTTTTATTTCACGAAGATCATCGACATGCTGAAAGAAAAGGAGGCCGGGGACGTCATCGTTTTCGGCGGAGGAGTCATTCCCGACAAGGATATTCCGGGGCTTCTCGAGGCCGGCGCAGGAGCGGTCTTCGGACCGGGAACCCCGACGTCCGTCTGTGTTGAATGGCTTGAAAAGGCTGTGGCGGAAAAAAGGGCCAAAGAACAGTAG
- a CDS encoding bifunctional folylpolyglutamate synthase/dihydrofolate synthase, with protein sequence MNTKPRSFEELENVFASLASAGIRPGLDRISRLMEKLGNPQMDFPAVHIVGTNGKGSTASFSDSILREAGYRTALYTSPHLESPDERLLIDGFPLSLGEWTGAAEAIQKALEEDDFLRSDPPTFFELITAAAFLLCSRNRVELAVVEAGLGGRLDATNLLGNVVLTLVTSISMDHMDFLGDTLEKIAGEKFAVMREGIPAFFSGSPAGLVPLFRERARAAGALPHVLPEEVRTENISVTAEGTAFSFFCGGGRFPIRTPLHGSFQVENCSLAAAGMLCLSGRFPRITGEALLQGAENARWPGRFEILRADPPLVLDGGHNPDGIRRLVESIRGIYGGKKPTVVFACMKDKDFPAGLSLLLKGAGRLICTSVPGNPRSADPFVLAEAARRSGWKEDAVEVFPDPLDALKASERKGQGTVCCGSLYFIGWMRTLILSRREELLF encoded by the coding sequence ATGAACACGAAGCCCCGGTCCTTCGAAGAACTGGAGAATGTTTTTGCTTCCCTCGCCAGTGCGGGAATCCGCCCGGGGCTCGACCGTATTTCCCGCCTGATGGAGAAGCTTGGAAATCCCCAGATGGACTTCCCGGCAGTCCACATCGTGGGCACCAACGGCAAGGGATCCACAGCCTCCTTCTCCGATTCCATCCTCAGGGAGGCGGGGTACAGGACTGCTCTCTACACCAGCCCCCATCTCGAATCACCTGATGAACGACTTCTCATCGACGGTTTTCCCCTTTCCCTCGGGGAATGGACCGGGGCGGCGGAGGCCATTCAGAAGGCCCTGGAGGAGGATGATTTCCTCCGGTCCGACCCTCCCACCTTTTTCGAGCTCATCACGGCGGCGGCGTTTCTTCTCTGCTCACGGAACCGGGTGGAGCTTGCCGTGGTAGAGGCCGGACTCGGCGGAAGGCTCGACGCGACGAATCTCCTGGGAAACGTGGTCCTCACCCTCGTGACGTCCATTTCCATGGACCACATGGACTTTCTCGGCGACACCCTTGAAAAGATCGCGGGGGAAAAATTCGCGGTCATGCGGGAAGGGATTCCCGCTTTTTTCTCGGGCAGTCCCGCCGGTCTTGTTCCTCTTTTCCGGGAAAGAGCCCGTGCCGCAGGCGCCCTTCCCCATGTTCTCCCCGAAGAAGTCCGGACAGAGAACATATCCGTTACGGCTGAGGGAACGGCTTTTTCATTCTTCTGCGGAGGCGGACGCTTTCCCATACGGACACCGCTGCACGGTTCTTTCCAGGTTGAAAACTGCTCCCTTGCCGCCGCCGGGATGTTGTGCCTCTCCGGCCGGTTTCCCCGCATCACGGGGGAAGCCCTTCTTCAGGGAGCGGAGAATGCCCGCTGGCCCGGGCGGTTTGAAATACTCAGAGCCGATCCGCCCCTGGTCCTTGACGGAGGGCATAACCCTGACGGTATAAGAAGGCTTGTGGAGAGTATCCGGGGAATCTACGGCGGGAAAAAACCGACAGTCGTTTTCGCCTGCATGAAGGACAAGGATTTTCCCGCAGGGCTCTCCCTGCTGCTGAAAGGAGCCGGGAGACTTATCTGCACGTCCGTTCCCGGCAACCCGAGATCGGCCGATCCGTTTGTGCTCGCGGAGGCGGCTAGGCGCAGCGGGTGGAAAGAGGACGCGGTGGAGGTCTTCCCGGACCCCCTGGATGCCCTGAAGGCTTCAGAGCGAAAGGGGCAGGGCACCGTATGCTGCGGCAGCCTCTACTTCATCGGCTGGATGCGCACCCTGATCCTTTCACGAAGAGAGGAGCTGCTTTTTTGA
- a CDS encoding tetratricopeptide repeat protein produces the protein MDRDCKWLRTVLLLPLCLFFFFQAVPLEPAVLPPANREEAEKFFGSAYGKYCTRDYYGALEDLDRALKLNTFLVDFYLMRGLALHRTGRADDALKSLKYFLEVRPRDTAVPRILSRFEEEGRFLGDVLAGRPVFSRTASSMRDLRTALGLPVLQNLGIKGLGKAESSPSGGLAVADTLGGRLWMRNRGERSFSGIDLESPVTALFSGQTSGIVLLESGKVLSFGDGGKELTELGELPFPPSDGALISEGAFAAVSASYRRAGIFSLPDLSLVSELTFPETEHPFEPAAAATFGEWLAVADRNNSLVFIVSLRERRTEFSFGADSPRDLAWSPFGDLFVVHEKGEVSKTTISFETMEAVRSETVIREAPGAWSLFSLEDRVYCLDVAGFSLWEMYLFPEESSPAFLSLDTPSVLREEDRESFLLGASISGPYRTYMSRNRPVVTSVWNERMLTADFRFLPEKAADPAVFFVPPGSRAGGRFHEAATGKEVLQILGQLWTDKRNRLTDVAAASSIPFSPGELKQLAGFCLQNGIRLFAFCDTVSPMPLVRASGLTGGTTLFSPQGDLPGYSSSYRGEVRISLPSDETSSGFPSRSVLSVYMDVGSASSRDWMPLWPDLL, from the coding sequence ATGGATCGTGATTGCAAATGGCTTCGGACCGTGCTGTTGCTTCCTCTGTGCCTCTTTTTTTTCTTTCAGGCGGTGCCCCTTGAGCCTGCGGTCCTCCCCCCGGCGAACAGGGAAGAGGCTGAGAAGTTTTTCGGCAGCGCCTACGGCAAGTATTGCACCCGGGATTACTACGGGGCTCTTGAAGACCTTGACAGGGCGCTGAAGCTGAACACTTTTCTCGTTGACTTCTATCTCATGCGCGGCCTTGCGCTTCACAGAACCGGAAGAGCTGACGACGCATTGAAGTCGCTGAAGTATTTTCTGGAAGTCCGGCCGAGAGATACGGCGGTTCCCCGTATACTTTCACGGTTTGAAGAAGAGGGAAGGTTCCTCGGCGATGTTCTTGCGGGCAGGCCTGTCTTTTCCCGGACTGCTTCTTCCATGAGGGACCTGAGGACTGCCCTCGGCCTTCCCGTTCTACAGAACCTGGGGATTAAAGGGCTCGGCAAGGCTGAATCCTCTCCCTCGGGAGGACTGGCTGTCGCAGATACGCTCGGCGGCCGGCTGTGGATGCGCAACCGGGGAGAACGGTCCTTTTCCGGTATCGATTTGGAATCCCCTGTGACAGCTCTTTTTTCAGGGCAGACCAGCGGGATTGTCCTTCTTGAAAGCGGGAAGGTCCTCTCCTTCGGCGACGGCGGGAAAGAACTGACGGAACTCGGGGAACTTCCCTTTCCTCCCTCTGACGGCGCCCTGATCTCGGAAGGCGCCTTCGCAGCAGTGAGTGCTTCCTACAGAAGAGCGGGGATATTTTCCCTTCCTGACCTGTCTCTTGTTTCCGAACTGACCTTTCCTGAAACGGAGCACCCCTTTGAGCCCGCGGCAGCGGCGACATTCGGAGAATGGCTTGCAGTGGCCGACCGCAACAACAGCCTGGTTTTCATTGTGTCCCTCCGGGAAAGGCGCACGGAGTTCTCCTTCGGGGCGGATTCGCCCCGGGACTTGGCCTGGTCGCCTTTCGGCGATCTCTTTGTTGTCCATGAAAAGGGAGAGGTGAGCAAAACAACCATTTCCTTTGAGACCATGGAGGCAGTAAGGTCGGAGACCGTGATTCGTGAAGCACCCGGAGCCTGGAGCCTTTTTTCCCTCGAGGACAGGGTATACTGCCTCGATGTGGCGGGGTTTTCACTCTGGGAGATGTATTTGTTTCCTGAAGAATCCTCCCCAGCGTTTCTCTCCCTTGATACTCCCTCAGTCCTCAGGGAGGAAGACAGGGAGAGCTTTCTGCTCGGGGCGTCGATTTCAGGGCCGTACCGCACGTATATGTCGAGGAACAGGCCGGTTGTCACGTCGGTCTGGAATGAAAGGATGCTGACGGCGGACTTCCGGTTCCTGCCGGAAAAGGCGGCGGATCCCGCCGTGTTCTTCGTGCCCCCGGGCAGCCGGGCGGGAGGCCGTTTTCATGAAGCGGCCACGGGAAAAGAGGTTCTGCAGATTCTTGGGCAGCTCTGGACAGATAAAAGGAACAGGCTCACCGATGTTGCTGCTGCATCCTCCATTCCCTTTTCTCCCGGAGAACTGAAGCAGCTTGCAGGCTTTTGCCTTCAAAACGGAATTCGCCTTTTCGCATTCTGCGACACCGTTTCGCCGATGCCCCTCGTCCGGGCATCGGGACTCACGGGAGGAACAACCCTCTTTTCCCCGCAAGGGGATCTGCCGGGGTATTCCTCGTCTTACCGCGGAGAAGTCAGGATTTCCCTGCCTTCCGACGAAACGTCGTCCGGCTTTCCCAGCCGGTCCGTCCTTTCCGTCTACATGGACGTAGGTTCGGCATCCTCAAGGGACTGGATGCCCCTATGGCCCGATCTTCTGTAA